The genomic interval CATGACAATCCTGGACGGCAACATCGTCACCGTCGCCATGCCGGCCATCCAGAGTGACCTCGGGTTCTCGGGACCGGGCCTCGCGTGGGTGGTCAACGCCTATCTGATCCCGTTCGGCGGGCTGCTGTTGCTGGTGGGCCGGCTCGGCGACCTGGTCGGCCGCAAGCGGATGTTCGCGGCGGGGCTGGCCGTGTTCACGGCGGCGTCCGTGCTGTGCGGGGTGGCCACGAGCCAGGGCGCACTGATCGCGGCGCGTGCGCTTCAGGGCGTGGGCGGTGCGATGACCGCGGCGGTGGTGCTCGGCATGCTGGTCGCGCTGTTCCCCGAGCCGCGTGCACAGGCCCGCGCGATCGCGGTGTTCAGCGCGGTGGGTGCGGCGGGCGGAGCGCTGGGCACGTTCCTCGGCGGGGCGCTGACGCAGGCACTGAACTGGCACTGGATCTTCCTGATCAACCTGCCGATCGGGATCGTCGCCCTGCTGGCGGCGATCCGGGTGCTCGACGCGGAGGACGGCGAGGGTCTGGGCCGGGGCGCGGACTATCCCGGAGCCGCGTTGGTGACCGGGGCGCTGATGCTGACGGTGTACGTGATCGTCGGATCCGGCGACCACGCGGTGACCACGACCCTCCTGCTGGCCCTGCTCGCGCTCGCCCTGTTCACGGCGTTCACCGTCCGGCAGGCCCGTGCCGTCCGTCCCCTGCTGCGGCTGCGGCTGTTCGGCTCCCGGCTGCTGTCCGGCGCGAACGCCGTCCAGATCCTGATGATCGCCACGATGTACGGCTTCCAGTTCCTCGGGGCGCTGTATGTCCAACGCGTCCTGGGGTTCGGCGAGTTGCTCACCGGCACGGCTTTTCTGCCGGCGCCGATCGTCATCGGGGTGCTGATGCTCGGGCTGTCGGCACGGACCATCGGGCGCTTCGGCCCGTACCGGGTGCTGCTGGCCGGGCTCGTCCTCATCGTCGCCGGAATGGCCCTGCTGAGCCGTGCGCCGGCCGAGGGCTCGTACGCCGCGGACGTCCTTCCGCCACTGCTGTTGCTGTCGGTCGGCTTCGCCGCGGCCATGCCCGCGCTGACCGGTCTTGCCATGTCGGGTGCCCGGGAGGAGGACGCGGGGCTGGCGTCCGGATTGTTCAACACCACGCAGGTGGTGGGGGGTTCGCTGGGGCTGGCGGTGCTGTCGGTGCTGGCGGCCAGTCGTACGGATGGGTTGCTGGCGGGCGGGGCCGAGGTGATCTCGGCGACGGCTGAGGGGTATCAGGCGGCATTCCGGGTGGGGACGGGGATCGCGCTCGGGGCACTCGCACTGGCCGCGGTGGTGCTGCGGTCGCGGGTGGGGGCGGAGAGGTGAGGGCCTACGGATGTGCCACGCCGTGCCGTCCGGCGGCCGCGGGCACGTCGTGGCCGCCGCCCGGCAGCCAGGATCCAGCCTCAGCCCCTCCCCGCCGACCCTCGATCGGGACCCGGCCTCAGCCCCCGAACGCCTCCCTGTGGTCCCGTACCCACTCCTGGTACGTCCGTGGCGGACGAACCAGCACCTCCTCCACGTCCCCGGTGACCACCGCGTTGCCGCCCTCGGCCACGAAGCGGACGCTCCGCAGCACCCCCTCCGCGGCCTCCTCGCTCCAGCCCGAGGCCACCAGGTGTTCGCGGGTCTGCGGCGGGGTCAGTCCACGAAGCTCCACACGCCTGCCGAGCACCTCGCCCAAAGTCGCCGCCTGGTCCTGGGGGCTGAGCGTCTCGGGGCCGGTCAGGGTGTACGTCCGCCCCACGTGCCCCGGACCGACCAGCGCCGCGACCGCGATCTCGGCGACATCCCGCGGGTCCACGACCCCCTGCCGGCCCGAACCCAGCATGTTCGGCACCGGCTCACCCGAGCGGAGCGCCTGCGCCCAGCTCAACGTGTTCGAGGCGAAGGCGGACGGGCGCAGGATCACCCATTCCAGCCCACTTTCCCGGACCGCCTCCTCGCCGTGTCCGTGCGCGATGCCGCCCAGGCCCGTCCTGGGATCGCCCGCCATGATCGCCGAAAGCTTCACGATGCGCCGGACCCCCGCCGCTCGCGCCGCCTCGACCATCCCGCGGTCGCTGTCCCGGTCCTCCGGGCCGAAGACGCCCACGAGGAAGGCGCAGTCGACGCCCGCCATGGCCGCCGCCACGGAACCGACGTCACGGTGATGTCCGCGCGCCGCCTCCACGCCGGGCGGCAACTCGGCCTTCTCCGGGTCCCGCGTGAGCGCGCGCACCTTCTCTCCACGCGCCACGAGCTGTCGTACGACCTCACCGCCGATGGTGCCGGTGGCACCCGTAACAAGGATCATGACCACCACCGTGAGGCCCGCGGGGCACCGGACGATAGGAAATTCCGGCACGTTTCGCGCGCCCGAACCCCCCGGTCCCCCGCTTACGGTGGACGCGTGACCAACTCCGTTTCCGGGTGGGCTCCGCGCACTCCCGACGAGCTGCGTCCGTGGATCGCGGGGATCAAGGCCCTGGCCGTCGAGGAGGCGGATCCGCGGAAGCCGTTCGTGCAGCTGCCCGACCCCACGACCAAGGTGATCGTCCGAAGTGAGGGGCGGGGCCGGCCCACCCTGCTGGTCTCCGGGCCCCGGGTCCGGGCCGCGTACCACGCGGGCAAGCGGCAGGTGTCCTGCACGGAGGTGCGGCTGGCGCCGGGAGCCGTCCGGCCGCTGCTCGGCGTCCCGGCCGTCGACCTCGTCGGGAGAATCGTCCCGCTGGGCGCACTGCCGGGCCAGGCCGCGCGGCAACTGGCGTACGAACTCGGGCGGCTGGAGCCCGAAGAGGTGGTCGCCCGGCTCGCGGACGTCCTCCCGGGCCTGCTGCCCACCGCGGTCGGCGGGACACGGACCGAGCTGCTGCGGGCCGCCGTCGCCGCGCTGTCCGTCCGCTCGGGGCACATACCCGGCCACGTCAGGGAAGTTGCCCGTGAACTCGCCGTCAGTGAGCGCCAGTTGCGCAACCTGTTCAGCGAGGGTGTCGGCCTCTCGCCCAAGCACTACGCCCGCATCGACCGCGTCCGCGCCGTGCTCGCCCATGCCACCGAGCTGGCCTCGGCCGAACTGGCCGCCGTCACCGGCTACTACGACCAGTCCCACATGACGTCCGACTTCCGCACCCTGATGGGCGTCCCGCCGCGCTCCTACTTCACGGGCCGGCTTCCCGCTCCCCGCGCCTGCCAGGTGATCGACAGCCAGTGACGTGATTTCTTGGAGACGACGTGGCCTTCCCGTCCGGAGCAGCCGCCCGCCGCACCCTGCTCGCCGCCCTCGGAGCCGGAGTGCTGAGCTCGCGGCGGCCGTCCACCGAGGCCGGGGACCCGACCGGGCTCGACGACCCGGTCAAGAAGGACCTCGCGATGCGGCTGGTGTCCAGCGCGGAGAACTCCTCGCTGGACTGGCAGGCGCAGTACACGTACATCGAGGACATCGGGGACGGCCGCGGCTACACCGCCGGCATCATCGGCTTCTGCTCCGGTACGAGCGACATGCTGGCGCTGGTCGAGCTCTACACGGAACGGGTCCCCGCCAATCCCCTGGCCCCGTATCTGCCCGCCCTGCGCGCGGTGGACGGCACCGACTCGCACGACGGGCTGGACCCGGGCTTCCCGGCGGCCTGGCGGACCGCGGCGAAGACCTCCGCGTTCCGCACGGCACAGCGGGACGAGCGGGACCGCGGCTACTTCGACCCGGCGGTCGCGCGCGCCAAGAAGGACGGCCTCGGCACGCTCGGCCAGTTCGTCTACTACGACGCGATGGTCATGCACGGGCCCGGCGCCGACGCCCTGAGCTTCGGCGGCATCCGCGGCCGGGCCCGGCAGGGTGCGGACACCCCGGCGGACGGCGGTGACCAGACCGCCTACCTGCACGCCTTCCTGGACGCCCGGGTGTGGGCGATGCGCCAGGAGGCGGCGCACCATGACGTGAGCCGGGTCGAGACCGCCCAGCGGGTCTTCCTGGAACAGGGCAATCTCGACCTGGACACACCACTCAACTGGAAGGTGTACGGGGACAGTTACGAGATCGGCTGAGCGGAGACGGCCTCCATGGGGTGGGTGACGTCCTGGGCGTCCCCGCCCCGGCCGAGGTGGTTGAAGACCAGGTTCAGTGCCACCGCCGCCACGCACCCCGTGGAGATCCCCGAGTCCAGGACGATCTTCGCGGTCTCGGGGAAGGCGTGGTAGAACTCCGGCGCGGTGATCGGGATCATGCCGACGGCCAGCGACACGGCGACGATCAGGACGTTGTTGTCCTTGTCCAGGCCCGCCTTGACGAGGGTCTGGATGCCGCTGGCGGCCACCGAGCCGAACAGGACGACTCCGGCGCCGCCGAGCACCGGGCGCGGGACGACGGCGATGAGCGAGGCGGCCATCGGGCACAGGCCCATCAGCACCAGGAAGGCACCGCCGGTGGCGACGACGTAGCGGCTGCGGATCCTCGTCATCGCGACCAGGCCGATGTTCTGGGCGAAGGCGCTGCACATGAAGCCGTTGAAGAGGGGGCTGATCGCCGAGCCGAGGGTGTCGGCGCGCAGCCCCGCGGCGATGGTCTTCTCGTCGGCCGGGCGCTCGACGATCTCGCCCAACGCCAGCATGTCCGCGGTCGACTCGGTCATCGAGACCACCATCACCACGCACAGCGAGAGGATCGCGGCGAGCTGGAACCGCGGGGCACCGAAGTGGAAGGGGGTCGGGAAGCCGACGACGGCCGCGTCGGTGACGGGTCCGAAGTCCGTGGCGCCGAAGGGGATCGCGAGGAGCGTGCCGGCCACCAGGCCGATGAGCACGGCGACTTGCTTGACGAAGCCTCGGGTGAACCGCCGCAGGAGAAGCACGATGCCGAGCGTCGCCGCCGCCAGGCCCAGGTTGGTCGTCGAACCGTAGTCCCGCGCCGCGGGGTCGGGGCCCTGGGCCCAGCCGAAGGCGACCGGCAGGAGCGAGACGCCTATCAGGGTGATGACGGTCCCCGTGACGACCGGTGGGAAGAAGCGGATCGCCTTGCTGAAGAAGGGGGCGGCCAGGAAGCCGAGGAGTCCGGCGACGATCACCGCGCCGAAGATGACCGGCAGGGCGTCGGACTTGTCGTCGGTGGAGGCGACGACCGCGGTCATGGGGGCGACGCCGGCGAAGGTGACGCCGTTGACGAAGGGCAGCCGGGCGCCGATCTTCCAGATCCCGAGGGTCTGCAGGAAGGTGGCGAGGCCCGCGGTGAACAGGCAGGCGCCGGTGAGGAAGGTGAGGTCGGTGGCGGAGAGGCCGATGGCCGCGCCGACGATCAGGGGCGGGGCGACGACTCCGGCGTACATGGCGGCCACGTGCTGGAGGCCGGTGGTCGCCATCTTGAGAGCGGGGAGCTTTTCGTCGACGGGGTGGACTGACACTGCGGCTCGCCTCCGGGCGGTTACACGGCTGCTAAAACGCGGTGCCGTGGGTTTCATGGAGGTGGTGCGAGTGGTCGTGCGGGACCGGGAACGGAGACCGTTCCGGGGCGCGTGCGTCCAACACGCGCCCCGGGCACGGCCGCCGTGGAGCCCGGAACCGGGGTCCACGGCTGCCGGCCGGGAGCCGTCCCTCCCGACCGGAGTTCTTGGGCGAAGTGGTCAGCCCCGCGTGGTCAGCCCTGCGCGGCGATGCGCGCGAGGCGCTGGGCCTGATCCCTCGTGGAGCGCGCGATGGCGTCCTCGTCGACGTGCAACAGGCGTCCGTTCTCGACGATCTGACGGCCGTTCACGAACGAGGCCGTCACCGGGGCCGCCGCACCGAGGACCAGCGCGGTCACCGGGTCGGCGATCGAGGCGTGGGCGAGCGTGTCGAGCTTCCACAGCACCAGGTCGGCGAGCTTGCCCGCCTCCAGGGAGCCGGTCTCGGCCGCGCGGCCGAGGACCTGGGCGCCGCCATAGGTGCCGAGGCGCAGGGCCTGGCGGGCGTTCAGGGCGGCCTCGCGGTGGGCGCCGAGGCGGTTGATGAGCAGGGCGTTGCGCAGCTCGGTGTGGAGTTCGCCGGACTCGTTGGACGCCGTGCCGTCGACGCCGAGGCCGACCGGGACACCGGCCGCGAGCATGTCCGGGACCCGCGCGATCCCCGCGGCCAGGCGGGCGTTGGAGGACGGACAGTGGGCCACGCCCGTCTTCGTACGGGCGAACGCGGCGATGTCGGAGTCGTTCATGTGGACGCAGTGCGCCATCCACACGTCCTCGCCGAGCCAGCCGGTGGACTCGAAGTAGTCGGTGGGGCCCATGCCGAACAGTTCCTTGCAGAACTGCTCCTCCTCGACGGTCTCCGAGCCGTGGGTGTGCAGCCGCACGCCGAGGCTGCGGGCCAACTCGGCTCCCTGGCGCAGGAGTTCGGTAGAGACGGAGAAGGGCGAGCAGGGCGCGACGGCGACCTGGGTCATCGCGTCGAAGGAGGAGTCGTGGTGCTCCTTGACGGTCGCCTCGGTCGCGGCGAGGGCGCCCTCCAGGGTCTCCACGGCGAAGTCCGGGGGCAGGCCGCCGTCCTTCTCGCTGCGGTCCATGGAGCCGCGGGCGAGGGTGAAGCGGACGCCCGTCTCGCGGGCGGCGCGGATGATGGCGCCGGACAGGTCGCCGGAGCCGGCGGGGAAGACGTAGTGGTGGTCCATGGCGGTGGTGACGCCACCGCGGGCCATCATCGCCAGCGAGCCCTGGGCTGCCGCGTAGACCATCTGCTCGTCGATACGCGCCCAGGTCGGGTAGAGCGCGACGAGCCAGTTGAAGAGGTTGTGGTCGGTGGCGAGACCGCGGGTGATCCACTGGTAGTAGTGGTGGTGGGTGTTGACCAGGCCGGGGGTGACCAGGTGGCCGGTGGCGTCGATACGGCGGTCGACGTTCTCCAGGCCCTCGGGGGCCTTGCCCGCGCCGAGCGACTCGATGCGGTTGCCGGCGAGGACGACGTACCCGTTCGGGTACTCGGTGTCGTGCGCGTCCACGGTCGCGATCGAACAGTTCTCGATGACGATGCGCCGGTCTGCTGCCATGGTTCGTCCTTTGCGCTGAGGTGGAGAGGGCACGGCAGGACCCCGGGAGTTTGAGTGCCGCGGCCGGAGGGCCTTTCAGGTCCTTGCCCGGCCGCGGGTGCCGCGATGGAGTTGCTAGAGGTTCGTGAGGTCCACCGGGATCCTCGGCTCGACGCCGTCCCGCAGGACGGTCGCCTCGATCAGGCCGTAGGGCCGGTCGGCGGCGAAGTACACCTCGTTGTCGTTCTTGAGGCCGAAGGGCTCCAGGTCGACCAGGAAGTGGTGCTTGTTGGGCAGCGAGAAGCGCACCTCGTCGATCTCGGTGCGGTTCTCGATGATCCGGGAGCCCATGGCGTAGAGGGTCTGCTGGAGGGAGAGGGAGTACGTGTCCGCGAAGGCTCCCAGCATGTGCTTCTTGACCTGGCGGTACGACTCCTCCCAGTCCGGCGCCTCCTGGGCGTCGTCGGTCCAGTTGAAGCGCCAGCGGCTGGACACCTCCGTCGCCAGGATCCGGTCGTAGGCCTCCGGGAGCGTCGTGTACTTGTCCTTGACGTAACCCCAGAACTCGGAGTTGGTCGAGTTCATCACGGTCAGGTCCTTGAGCCCGGAGACCACCTCCCACGACGAGCCGTCGTAGGTGATCTGCGTCAGACGGGTCTCCTGGCCCTGGCGGACGAAGGAGTGCGCGTCCTCCCCCGGCGTCTCGATCCGCTCCCAGGAGTACTCCTCGACGCGGATGCGGGCGGTCCTGATCGGCTCCTGCGAGGTCACGAAGTGCCGGGCGAGGTGGATGCCGAACTGCTCGGAGGACTCGATGCCGTGCTCCTTGGCGAACGCGTACACCGTGTTCTTGGTGGTGTCGGTCGGCAGGACGTTGGCGTTGGAGCCGGAGTAGTGGACCTCTTCCATGTCGCCGGAGAGCGCCACGGAGACGTTCAGGTCCTTGATGTGGTGGGTGGCGCCGTCCCGCGTGATCTTGACGACTCGGTTCTCGGACTTGCCGTACTGGTTCTGTCCCAGGATGGGCATAGCTAGCTCCCTCGGTAAACGGAGTAGCCGAACGGGTTGAGCAGCAGCGGTACGTGGTAGTGCTCGCCCGGTACGACGGCGAACGTGATCGCCACCTCCGGGAAGAACACACCGGCACCGCTGTCCCGATTCGCGGGGGCGTCCTGCTGCGCATCGGCTTGCTTCTTCAAGAAATACGGCTCCACGGCGAAGTCGAGCCGTACGTGGGTGGTCCCCTCCGGCAGCACCGGCAAGTCCTTGCACCGCCCGTCCGCGTCGGTCGCGGAACCCCCGAGCGCCTGCCATTCCCCCTCTTGCCCTTCATGGGCGGACCGTCCGGCGCGGGCCGCGATCTGGACGGGGACGCCCTCGGCGGGGCGGCCGAGGCTGGTGTCCAGGATGTGCGTGGACACCGAGGCGGTGGTGCTGGTGCTCATGCTGCTCAGTCCTCTTCGACGATACGGGCGAGCCGGATGCGGTTGATCTTGCCCAGCTCGGTGCGGACGATCTCGCGTTCCCGCTCCGGCGGGTTGCCGATCCGCTCCTTGACCGCGTCGCGCATCTGCTCGCCGGTGCGGCCGGTCGCGCAGATCAGGAAGACATGGCCGAACCGCTCCTGGTACGCCAGGTTCAGTTCGAGCATCTCGGCCCTCAGCTCCTCGGAGGCGCCGGCCATGCCGCGCTGCTCGCGGGCGGAGGCCGGGTCGCCCGGCTTGGGGCGGCCGATCGGCGGGTGGCCGGCCATGGCCTCGGCGAGGTCGTCGGGGGTCAGCTCGGCCATGACGGCGTCGCTGGTGGCGTAGAGGTCCTCCGCGGTCGCGTAGGGGCGGGCGGCGAGCAGACGCCGAGCCCACGCCGTCGAGGCGCACGCCTCAAGGAGGACCGCGTGGGCCGCGTGCTCCTCCAGGACGTTGAACCGGGCCAGGCCGGGGGACGTGGAAGTCGAAGTCACGGGAGTCAGCTAACGCCTCCACGCGACATCACGTCAACACTTTGTTGAAAATTCGGGGTTACGAAACCCGTCGGGCTCCGCTGGCTACGTTTTGTCCCGGTTCAGGTAGTTGTAGACCGTGAAGCGGCTCACCCCGAGGGCGCTCGCGACGGTCTCCACACCGTGCCGTACGGAGAAGGCGCCGCGCGCCTCCAGTATCCGTACGACCTCCTGCTTGGCCTTGCGGTCCAGGTCCGCGAGCGGTATGCCCCGTTTGCGCTCCATGGCGGCCAGGATGTGATCGAGGGAGTCCGCGAGCTGCGGCAGGCGTACGGCGACCACGTCGGCGCCCTCCCAGGCGAGCACGACGTCATCGGGGCCGGCCTCGTCCGGCGGGAGCAGCTCGCCGCCCATGGCGTCGACCAGCGGCTTGACCGCCGAGATGAACGGCTCGTCGGCGCTCACGCGTCGGCCTCCCCGACCACGTTGACCTGGAGGGAGATCCGGGTGGCGCCGGAGGCCAGGGTCCTGCGCAGCAGGGCGTCCACGGCGCCGAGCACCTCGTCGGCGCCACCTTCGGCCGTGTTGCCGAACGGGCCGACGTCCACCGCGTCCAGGTCGGCCGCCTCGATGACCTCTCGGGCCACGAGCGCGTGCGCCGGGGCCTCGTCGAGGTCGAAGGGCTCGGTCGTGAACTCCACTCTCAATCGCACGCGCACAACCTAACCCGCGGTGCCGTTTTCCGTCGGGCCCTCTTGACAACGCCGTCGACCCGACGGCAATCTTCCAATAGACAGAAACTAACTTCCGCATTACGGAATACAGCGCCTACGACACGGAAGGGAGCGCCGCGACCGATGGGATTCGCCGACCAGCGCTTCAACGTCAACCTGTCGATCCTCTTCACGGAACTCCCGCTCCTGGAACGCCCGGCGGCGGCCGCCGCGGCCGGCTTCACCGCGGTCGAGCTGTGGTGGCCCTGGATCGACACCCCGACCCCCGAGCGGTCCGAGCTCGACGCCCTGAAGAGGGCGATCGAGGACGCGGGCGTCCAGCTGACGGGCCTGAACTTCTACGCGGGCGAACTGCCGGGCCCCGACCGCGGCGCCCTGTCGATCCCCGGCGAGGAGTCGGAGCGGTTCCGCGCCAACATCGACGTGGCCGCCGACTTCGCCGGATCCCTCGGCGCGACGGCCCTCAACGCCCTGTACGGCAACCGCGTGGACGGCGTGGACCCGGCCGAGCAGGACGCGCTGGCGCTGGAGAACCTGGTCCTCGCGGCCCGCGCGGCCGACCGGATCGGCGCGATCCTCCTGATCGAGGCCCTCAACAAGCCCGAGTCACCGCTGTACCCGCTGGTCAGCGCACCCGCGGCGGTGGGGATCGTCGACAAGGTCAACAACGCGACCGGCCTCGGCAACGCGAGGTTCCTGATGGACCTCTACCACCTGTCCATGAACGGCGAGGACCTGCCGGCGGTGATCGAGGAGTATGCCTCGGTCACCGGCCACGTCCAGATCGCCGACAACCCGGGCCGCGGGGCACCGGGCACGGGCACGCTGCCCCTCGACGATCTCCTCGGCCGGCTGAAGAAGGCCGGCTACGACGGCTGGGTCGGCCTCGAGTACAAGCCGGGCGACCGCCCGAGCGCCGAGACCTTCGACTGGCTGTCCCGCTGACCCCCTTTCCTGAGAGGCACCCCACCATGAGCAACCTCGCGCATTCTTCCCACCCAGCCCGCCCGGCGATTGCCTGGATCGGCCTCGGCATCATGGGCTCCCCCATGTCCGAGAACCTGGTCAAGGCGGGTTACGACGTCACCGGCTTCACCCTCGAGCAGGACAAGCTGGACCGGCTGGCCGCCGCCGGTGGCACGGCCGCCGGTTCGATCGCCGAGGCCGTGCGGGACGCCGACGTGATCATCACGATGGTGCCCGCCTCTCCGCAGGTGGAGGCCATCGCGTACGGCCC from Streptomyces sp. CC0208 carries:
- a CDS encoding AraC family transcriptional regulator — encoded protein: MTNSVSGWAPRTPDELRPWIAGIKALAVEEADPRKPFVQLPDPTTKVIVRSEGRGRPTLLVSGPRVRAAYHAGKRQVSCTEVRLAPGAVRPLLGVPAVDLVGRIVPLGALPGQAARQLAYELGRLEPEEVVARLADVLPGLLPTAVGGTRTELLRAAVAALSVRSGHIPGHVREVARELAVSERQLRNLFSEGVGLSPKHYARIDRVRAVLAHATELASAELAAVTGYYDQSHMTSDFRTLMGVPPRSYFTGRLPAPRACQVIDSQ
- a CDS encoding helix-turn-helix domain-containing protein, with product MGGELLPPDEAGPDDVVLAWEGADVVAVRLPQLADSLDHILAAMERKRGIPLADLDRKAKQEVVRILEARGAFSVRHGVETVASALGVSRFTVYNYLNRDKT
- the uraD gene encoding 2-oxo-4-hydroxy-4-carboxy-5-ureidoimidazoline decarboxylase, whose product is MTSTSTSPGLARFNVLEEHAAHAVLLEACASTAWARRLLAARPYATAEDLYATSDAVMAELTPDDLAEAMAGHPPIGRPKPGDPASAREQRGMAGASEELRAEMLELNLAYQERFGHVFLICATGRTGEQMRDAVKERIGNPPEREREIVRTELGKINRIRLARIVEED
- a CDS encoding 8-oxoguanine deaminase produces the protein MAADRRIVIENCSIATVDAHDTEYPNGYVVLAGNRIESLGAGKAPEGLENVDRRIDATGHLVTPGLVNTHHHYYQWITRGLATDHNLFNWLVALYPTWARIDEQMVYAAAQGSLAMMARGGVTTAMDHHYVFPAGSGDLSGAIIRAARETGVRFTLARGSMDRSEKDGGLPPDFAVETLEGALAATEATVKEHHDSSFDAMTQVAVAPCSPFSVSTELLRQGAELARSLGVRLHTHGSETVEEEQFCKELFGMGPTDYFESTGWLGEDVWMAHCVHMNDSDIAAFARTKTGVAHCPSSNARLAAGIARVPDMLAAGVPVGLGVDGTASNESGELHTELRNALLINRLGAHREAALNARQALRLGTYGGAQVLGRAAETGSLEAGKLADLVLWKLDTLAHASIADPVTALVLGAAAPVTASFVNGRQIVENGRLLHVDEDAIARSTRDQAQRLARIAAQG
- the uraH gene encoding hydroxyisourate hydrolase gives rise to the protein MSTSTTASVSTHILDTSLGRPAEGVPVQIAARAGRSAHEGQEGEWQALGGSATDADGRCKDLPVLPEGTTHVRLDFAVEPYFLKKQADAQQDAPANRDSGAGVFFPEVAITFAVVPGEHYHVPLLLNPFGYSVYRGS
- a CDS encoding nucleobase:cation symporter-2 family protein, whose translation is MSVHPVDEKLPALKMATTGLQHVAAMYAGVVAPPLIVGAAIGLSATDLTFLTGACLFTAGLATFLQTLGIWKIGARLPFVNGVTFAGVAPMTAVVASTDDKSDALPVIFGAVIVAGLLGFLAAPFFSKAIRFFPPVVTGTVITLIGVSLLPVAFGWAQGPDPAARDYGSTTNLGLAAATLGIVLLLRRFTRGFVKQVAVLIGLVAGTLLAIPFGATDFGPVTDAAVVGFPTPFHFGAPRFQLAAILSLCVVMVVSMTESTADMLALGEIVERPADEKTIAAGLRADTLGSAISPLFNGFMCSAFAQNIGLVAMTRIRSRYVVATGGAFLVLMGLCPMAASLIAVVPRPVLGGAGVVLFGSVAASGIQTLVKAGLDKDNNVLIVAVSLAVGMIPITAPEFYHAFPETAKIVLDSGISTGCVAAVALNLVFNHLGRGGDAQDVTHPMEAVSAQPIS
- the pucL gene encoding factor-independent urate hydroxylase, translated to MPILGQNQYGKSENRVVKITRDGATHHIKDLNVSVALSGDMEEVHYSGSNANVLPTDTTKNTVYAFAKEHGIESSEQFGIHLARHFVTSQEPIRTARIRVEEYSWERIETPGEDAHSFVRQGQETRLTQITYDGSSWEVVSGLKDLTVMNSTNSEFWGYVKDKYTTLPEAYDRILATEVSSRWRFNWTDDAQEAPDWEESYRQVKKHMLGAFADTYSLSLQQTLYAMGSRIIENRTEIDEVRFSLPNKHHFLVDLEPFGLKNDNEVYFAADRPYGLIEATVLRDGVEPRIPVDLTNL
- a CDS encoding MFS transporter gives rise to the protein MTAVVETPTPALRRTYSRWTALVVLCAGTLMTILDGNIVTVAMPAIQSDLGFSGPGLAWVVNAYLIPFGGLLLLVGRLGDLVGRKRMFAAGLAVFTAASVLCGVATSQGALIAARALQGVGGAMTAAVVLGMLVALFPEPRAQARAIAVFSAVGAAGGALGTFLGGALTQALNWHWIFLINLPIGIVALLAAIRVLDAEDGEGLGRGADYPGAALVTGALMLTVYVIVGSGDHAVTTTLLLALLALALFTAFTVRQARAVRPLLRLRLFGSRLLSGANAVQILMIATMYGFQFLGALYVQRVLGFGELLTGTAFLPAPIVIGVLMLGLSARTIGRFGPYRVLLAGLVLIVAGMALLSRAPAEGSYAADVLPPLLLLSVGFAAAMPALTGLAMSGAREEDAGLASGLFNTTQVVGGSLGLAVLSVLAASRTDGLLAGGAEVISATAEGYQAAFRVGTGIALGALALAAVVLRSRVGAER
- a CDS encoding chitosanase, giving the protein MAFPSGAAARRTLLAALGAGVLSSRRPSTEAGDPTGLDDPVKKDLAMRLVSSAENSSLDWQAQYTYIEDIGDGRGYTAGIIGFCSGTSDMLALVELYTERVPANPLAPYLPALRAVDGTDSHDGLDPGFPAAWRTAAKTSAFRTAQRDERDRGYFDPAVARAKKDGLGTLGQFVYYDAMVMHGPGADALSFGGIRGRARQGADTPADGGDQTAYLHAFLDARVWAMRQEAAHHDVSRVETAQRVFLEQGNLDLDTPLNWKVYGDSYEIG
- a CDS encoding SDR family oxidoreductase translates to MVVMILVTGATGTIGGEVVRQLVARGEKVRALTRDPEKAELPPGVEAARGHHRDVGSVAAAMAGVDCAFLVGVFGPEDRDSDRGMVEAARAAGVRRIVKLSAIMAGDPRTGLGGIAHGHGEEAVRESGLEWVILRPSAFASNTLSWAQALRSGEPVPNMLGSGRQGVVDPRDVAEIAVAALVGPGHVGRTYTLTGPETLSPQDQAATLGEVLGRRVELRGLTPPQTREHLVASGWSEEAAEGVLRSVRFVAEGGNAVVTGDVEEVLVRPPRTYQEWVRDHREAFGG
- a CDS encoding TIM barrel protein, producing the protein MGFADQRFNVNLSILFTELPLLERPAAAAAAGFTAVELWWPWIDTPTPERSELDALKRAIEDAGVQLTGLNFYAGELPGPDRGALSIPGEESERFRANIDVAADFAGSLGATALNALYGNRVDGVDPAEQDALALENLVLAARAADRIGAILLIEALNKPESPLYPLVSAPAAVGIVDKVNNATGLGNARFLMDLYHLSMNGEDLPAVIEEYASVTGHVQIADNPGRGAPGTGTLPLDDLLGRLKKAGYDGWVGLEYKPGDRPSAETFDWLSR